Proteins from a single region of Sphaerochaeta globosa str. Buddy:
- a CDS encoding GNAT family N-acetyltransferase codes for MQYNLRPLQKEEYGVLEDFLYDAIFVPDGEEPPLRSVLLEPSIQNYCKDYGRDGDFCLVAETEGNLVGVVWARILAGPVKGYGYVDDATPEFAISIQKEYRNKGIGTALLLALLDLLQAKGYKQASLSVQKENPAVNLYTRVGFAIIDDKGEDYLMLYSFAQ; via the coding sequence ATGCAGTACAACCTTAGGCCGTTACAGAAAGAAGAGTATGGTGTACTTGAAGACTTTCTCTACGATGCCATTTTTGTTCCGGACGGAGAAGAACCTCCATTGCGATCAGTATTGCTTGAGCCCTCCATCCAGAACTACTGTAAGGACTATGGACGAGATGGGGACTTCTGTTTGGTTGCAGAAACTGAGGGGAATTTGGTAGGTGTAGTTTGGGCAAGAATCCTTGCCGGGCCTGTGAAAGGCTATGGCTATGTGGACGATGCAACCCCGGAGTTCGCCATATCGATACAGAAGGAGTATCGCAACAAAGGAATAGGGACTGCCTTGCTTTTGGCACTGTTGGATTTGCTGCAAGCGAAAGGATACAAGCAGGCCTCCCTTTCGGTTCAGAAGGAAAATCCTGCAGTAAACCTCTATACACGGGTCGGATTTGCCATCATTGATGATAAAGGTGAAGATTATCTGA
- a CDS encoding class I SAM-dependent methyltransferase, translated as MSKDLLNFQALIDETEQPKPYDRGRDSMWTDPYISKRLLQVHLDPNVEAASRSPKAIEATLAYIQSLVEKPASILDLGCGPGLYTHQLAMRGYQVTGIDYSVRSLDYAKERRDTEELSITYLQQDYRSLQLDQKYDLIMMIYCDFGALIPEEQVIVASAIKQSLKPGGIFLFDAITEASIADMCFSTSYSIAERGFYSPEPYLCLDKQFHFPLHHAVLDQHLILFEDGTSRLYRFWNHYFTTQQIQALGFSHITMKTGLLHGSGPYNNEKVAFYAVQP; from the coding sequence ATGAGCAAAGACCTGTTGAACTTTCAAGCGCTGATAGACGAAACTGAACAACCCAAACCGTACGACAGGGGAAGGGACAGCATGTGGACCGATCCCTATATCTCCAAGCGGTTGTTGCAAGTGCATCTCGATCCGAATGTCGAAGCTGCAAGCCGTAGTCCAAAGGCCATTGAGGCCACCCTTGCCTACATCCAGTCGTTGGTGGAAAAACCCGCATCCATACTCGATCTAGGGTGCGGGCCGGGGCTCTATACCCACCAGCTTGCCATGCGGGGCTACCAGGTCACCGGGATCGACTACTCTGTACGCTCGTTGGACTATGCAAAAGAGAGGCGTGACACAGAGGAATTGTCGATTACGTACCTGCAGCAGGACTACCGGTCACTACAGCTCGATCAGAAGTACGACCTGATCATGATGATTTACTGTGACTTTGGGGCGTTGATTCCCGAAGAACAAGTAATTGTTGCCTCTGCGATCAAGCAGAGTCTCAAACCCGGCGGAATTTTTTTGTTTGATGCAATAACCGAAGCGAGTATTGCAGACATGTGCTTCAGCACCTCCTATAGCATTGCTGAGAGAGGATTCTATAGTCCCGAGCCCTATCTTTGTTTGGATAAGCAGTTCCATTTTCCTCTCCACCATGCAGTGTTGGACCAGCATTTGATTCTCTTCGAGGATGGAACATCCCGCCTTTATCGATTCTGGAATCATTACTTTACAACACAACAGATCCAAGCTCTCGGCTTTTCTCACATCACCATGAAAACAGGGCTGCTGCATGGCAGCGGTCCTTACAACAACGAGAAGGTGGCATTCTATGCAGTACAACCTTAG
- a CDS encoding iron chaperone, with protein sequence MWTCETCGRSFQKTNQSHSCGKPEPSIEAYIAAQPEEIRGLLSTMHQTISAVLPDAEQRMSWGMPTYWKGSNLVHFAAHANHVGLHIGSDVLARFQDRLRSFKTSKGAVQFPYNKPIPFDLIAEIARWSYEQRPVELSSADRRN encoded by the coding sequence ATGTGGACATGTGAAACGTGTGGTCGCAGTTTCCAAAAAACCAACCAAAGTCACAGCTGTGGAAAACCTGAGCCCAGCATTGAGGCCTATATTGCGGCACAGCCTGAAGAGATCAGGGGCTTGCTCAGCACAATGCATCAAACTATTAGCGCGGTACTCCCCGATGCCGAACAACGCATGTCCTGGGGCATGCCTACCTATTGGAAGGGTAGCAACCTGGTGCACTTTGCTGCTCATGCCAACCATGTAGGGCTGCATATCGGTTCAGATGTACTTGCTCGCTTTCAGGATCGACTACGTTCATTCAAGACCAGCAAGGGAGCGGTGCAATTCCCCTACAATAAACCTATTCCTTTTGATTTGATTGCAGAGATAGCGAGGTGGAGTTATGAGCAAAGACCTGTTGAACTTTCAAGCGCTGATAGACGAAACTGA